A segment of the Gossypium hirsutum isolate 1008001.06 chromosome D10, Gossypium_hirsutum_v2.1, whole genome shotgun sequence genome:
tatttataatatatatttataaaattttgatcatattCGTCCCAAATATTTATGTGATCAtgcttataatatatattttcttaaagGTAAATCATATACGaacctttgaaaaatcataaaataactgaatttgcatataattacTTCAATTCTCATCTTCCTCGAGAACCAAAAAGTATAATGTAATAGAGTGTTCCAGTTACATAAAAACTCACTAATTATAATGACTATTCAAATTcttatataattacaaataatacAACATTATTTATAGCAACTCGACAATTACGGATAAGTACAATTATTTAACATTGCAAGAGATGATTAAATGAGCCTTTTCTTCACCCATTCCACTTGTATCTAATACATCACCACATACGTTGGGCGGTAATCAGCAACCATATTTCTCAATAGCTTGATTTTAACCCCCTTAAAATATCGTAGGTATATCCAACACTGCAAATTACAAACACGTTTCTCAATGTCATGTGTTGATTTTGGCAATAACAAAAATCTAtgaatcaaatttattttaatcttgAACTCTTGAACACTCTGTTAGGAAAAAGGAAGTTGAAGACCAGCTACTGGATTGATACAATGATAGGTGAAATGGAGACTGTACTTTACGGGTTAAGTTCatagcaaaaagaaaagaaaaagagagaagaaattcCAATTAACCAAGTGTACAATTCTGTTTGATGGAAGCGAAGACTACTTGCTGTGCTATAGAACAGCGAACAAACGATTCATGATGGTAAAGCATCCATTAAGTTTTCATCGATTTACACCAAACATTTGAAGAGACTGCAAAGACAATAAAATGAGCAAAAAGCTTAGATCTCAAATCCTAAGCATCAATCAACTAAAAACAAGCTGACCTAAGCTCTCTCTCCTCTAATCCTCCTAGCAAGCTGGATATCTTTAGGCATGATTGTAACCCTCTTAGCATGAATAGCACACAGATTAGTATCCTCGAACAGTCCGACGAGATAAGCTTCGGCAGCCTCTTGAAGAGCGGCGACGGCACTGCTTTGGAACCTCAAATCCGTCTTGAAATCTTGAGCAATTTCTCTCACAAGCCTCTGGAACGGAAGCTTTCGGATCAAGAGTTCGGTGCTCTTCTGGTACTTCCTGATTTCCCTAAGAGCTACAGTTCCTGGCCTGAAACGGTGAGGCTTCTTCACTCCTCCGGTCGCCGGAGCTGACTTCCGGGCAGCCTTCGTGGCTAGCTGCTTACGGGGAGCCTTGCCGCCGGTTGATTTCCTAGCAGTTTGCTTTGTACGAGCCATTTGTTGAACAATTTAATACGACAGTAAGAGAATTTGGCTGTTTGGATTGCAAGAAAAAGGATAATTTGTAGAAAGTATTTTCGATGAAGTATATAAGAGAATTTGGAGGGGATATATAAAGGGGAATTTGGGGGAGCGGGAATTTTTTAAATTGGGCCAATATGAactgtatattttattattatcgaCGGCTGTTAATTTCGGGATTGTGAGGGCCGATCTAAGCCGTTCATTAATGAGATATCCGGACGGGTGTGATCAAATAAAGCTGGTGAGAACTGGATAGCAATCCACGTGACATTCAAACAGCCAATgaaattcattcatttttcatttttccttttgttCATATTGCTCTTCACATTCACATAATACTTTATTATGCTCCTAAAactaaaaagtcaaaatttaaattttacaagtttcatgcgttatttatttaaatgtttaattattttagtttaattattcatatatttaaattttcaattattgtaagtaattattttaaattttttatacaatgtctaGTTTTTTTCAATGCCGCAATAATAATAGtgctaattaattaaattaaggttgaataataatttttaagtatacaaattaattatttttatttatttgataaaatattttttattcatttagtatgaaataattaaaatattctattttaatacattttaataattaaaactatAGTGAACGTGtaacttaatataaatataaattgtaattccatataataataaatactaataaaCATAAATTACAATAGAAGTGTATCAATATGAATATAAAGTGTAATAAGATATCTTCATTCACCCTTTcaaacttattttaatattattatgaatattacaagtaaataaattcatattattcatttaatatattattagtccaaataaaattttattttatttactcaattcattcaaaaaattacaaattattatGACAAAAATTTTGCACTAAAGGTACAAATTTCACTAATCATGACGTTAGAATTTGAAATCCGCTGGGACAAAAATTACATGTTAAATCCAATGACTTCGAAAATGTTTGAAGGCATTAAGGAAGATAAGGCAGACTGCTGGAAAAACAGATACAAAGCAGATTTCAGCTGTGGGGAACAATAGAACTTGAAATCCGCAATTATCCCAATGTGTGTGTGTGCTGCACATCTCTACACCGCCTCACCAGAAAGATTCAGAAACAATCACCAGATTAAATGTGAAATAGAACAAGCAAAACTTATACGGTTGAAACTCGCAATTTGAAGAATATGTTCCAATTTCATGAAACCGTTAAAATTCCACAGAATTTCATTAATGATTTGCAGAGACTGCAAATACAACAAAATGAACAGAAAGTACAGATTTCTAATTCTAGGAATCAATCAACTAAAAACTAACAGACCTAAGCTCTCTCTCCTCTAATCCTCCTAGCAAGTTGGATATCTTTAGGCATAATGGTAACCCTCTTAGCATGAATAGCACACAGATTAGTATCCTCGAACAGTCCGACAAGGTAAGCTTCAGCAGCCTCTTGAAGAGCGGCAACGGCACTGCTTTGGAATCTCAAATCAGTCTTAAAATCTTGAGCGATTTCTCTCACAAGCCTCTGGAATGGAAGCTTTCGGATCAAGAGCTCGGTGCTCTTCTGGTACTTCCTGATTTCCCTAAGAGCCACAGTTCCTGGTCTGAAACGGTGAGGCTTCTTCACTCCTCCGGTCGCCGGTGCTGACTTCCGAGCAGCTTTAGTGGCTAGCTGCTTACGTGGAGCCTTCCCACCGGTTGATTTTCTAGCAGTTTGCTTGGTACGAGCCATATGTCAAAGCGATTTGATGAGAAAATAAGTGTTTAGATTGCTTGAAAGCAAGAATGTTTTGAAGGAAAAGGTTTTCGATGGAACGATTGGGTGAATCTGGGGATATATAAAAGGGGAAGCGGGAATGAGCGTTTaggaaatattttaaataggtcAATATATGCCGTAGATTGAATGGGTTATCGACGGTTATTAAGTTTTTGATGTCCTGATCCATGTGCGATGAAAGATGGCCAATAGGATTCGCTCTTTTAAGCGGCATTGATTTAAAGTTTGgcgcatttttaatattttgttcgAGAATCTAAGACGTCAATTGATGATATATCAACGGATAGGATACCCTAAACGCATTAAGAATTGGAGAGCTATCCGTGAGATACTCGAACAGCCAATGGAATTTATGCATTGCTTTTCACACTTCATATGTTTTGAACTTCATGTTTAATGCACAATTTtgtcaaatgaaaataaaagttgtgaattatatttttacaattttatttttgaaaagtcaaaattagggcTATATTTTAATTTGTCTTATTTGTTAGCATATTTGATCTTGGTTATTTATTTGTACTTTTTTAGAATTTTGTGCAAATAATTTTATGTTTGTTATCGgaggaaaaattaaattaagataatttCTCAAAGATTATTGTATGATCTACTTATTTTATCTATCGATATACGCAATTCAAAATTATATGAGCTAGCTTTATGAAGATTATCTCAATCATttttattcttatatgaattgaTAATTAATTTGATGAGATTTTAGTGGATCATAATGAATTGAATTTGTTTAATGAAGCTTAGATTTGTGCTCTAGATATGGAAAGTTTATTAACATTGATAGATGTTTTATTGTTGAGGCAAGCATGTGAGCAATGGCTCATGCAATGTCAACGATAGTAGCCACTATGGTTAACACGGCGATAAGCAACATAATTTGTCACTTTTACAGTTGGGAATCTGTTCAACAATTTCATATGGGTAACAACTTGTGGACGTGTGTTGGCTCATACTTGAATATTCTTATTGTGAAGTGACAAAATTTTTAAGAATGGATCAATCCAAATCAAAGCAAATCGAATCCATTGTTTTATAGAGATTAGCTTGATTGCTTTGAAAACTTATATAACaaaatctttgatttattttggactttATGTGGATATCTATAAAGCATTTTTATGAGGCTATTTTAATGGGATCTTGGTTGTAATTGATTTTTATCTTAATAGGCCTTAAACTCTTATATCTTATATGTCTCTATAAGTTAAAATGGTGTAGTTTTTATATTGCTTACTAGAGGTaatcatgggtcgggccgggtccagacaaaattttaggccaatTTTCTAGGCCCGGGCTCAACTCAgaccgaaatatgggcctaaaaatttgtccaagtccGGCCCAAGagaaaattgctaagcccgagcTTGGCTCGGCCCGGCTTGacccatattaaatatatataaatatatatttgattaaaataaaaaatatatatttaatatataatttgggtCGCGCCGGGCTCGGGTAAAAAAAGTTTTACCCGGGGCCCAGCTCGTTTTCTAAACAGGTctcattttttgcccaaactcatatttcaagcctatatttttacctgaaccctcccatttttcgggtgGGCTGTCAGGCCGGGCCGGATAGCCCAACTCAAGGTCACCTTTAGTGCTTACCTATTCCTTGAAGAACATGTATTTGAGAGTGTAAAGTAAATTGACATCAACAACACATTTCTTAATGGGGATTTGGTGAAAgaagtgtaacagcccaattttcaacGGTGCCAGGAATAgtggttcgaggccaccaaatcttgcaagtaagttcgtaaatattattatttaatagttacaagtcaaatatggttttagaaaggtttttgaattagtaatttgtgttttataatgatttattcagttaagtagttttagaaaatgaggcattgagacctcgtttctataaaccgagccgtaaatatttttataaatatttacgaagtgtcattaaggtagtattaaaatttcattaaaaaattttaacgttttaacAGTTAACTAattaaaaaggactgaattgaaaaaggtacaaaacttgctaattataataataaaatgactaaatagcttaattaataaataaggGAGGACTTAAGAAATAATTATGCCAAAATTAAAAGGATGAGGCGGCATAAagatggaaaataattaaaaaaatgccattcaatggcaaaatggtaaataagtTGAAATTAAAAGTACACAAATTAGATTTAAAGGTTTTCTAGACATTTCTTACTCAATTTCGGTTCAAAAACAGACATGAGAGAGCTATTTGAGCTGGTTCTTCAATTTTACTTCATGTGAGTTTAACTCTTACCtgttttttgtaatatttatatttttgagattgttataaTTAAGTCTAATTAAATCTtacctttgtttttattttgttaaaaattctggatgttgccattgatgaatatatataattcttgatgttaaatgatgagtttgagatattatttgttaattaaaagcattttattaagtgatttttgatgaatttttcgattaaggactaaattattgaaatagtaaaaatacaagagTTTGTTGTGAATTTATTGCAAAAATGGGATGTATTGGATGCCATGAATATTTGGCTAGCttgaatttgtataaaaaaattgttaatttgcatgttttgagttcatggactaaattgaataaaagtaaagttttaggggcaattttgtaaaaatatcaacatgatcaaattgcatgaaatgaattgttttattatctaaattaataaattgaatgaaattgttaatttagatcaagattggatGGAAAATAGAGGAAAATGGAGAAATACCAAAATGCCActgaatcttggtatttctgcaatttagctaggtaagttcgtgtaactaaattgtgaatttatgTGTATTAATTGAAGTGTATGTATGTGATTTTGTTATTTCCATGTATATGAAGTTGATTGCATATCCGGCAATGCCTGACAAACATCAAGTTccaattgaataaataaaattcgatggatacaagatttcccgaattggttgtggtcctgcatatgttgcgaacacaccatagctcaaaagagcgtcccattattatccctcttgagcttcccgttatatggttcttgcgagcttcccattaatagctcttcggagcatcctgattcgttgtgatcctacatgtgttgtggatacaccgcagctcttatgagcgtcccaatatatggctcttcgtgagctttccgattaaaggctctttgtgagcttcccgattagtGGCTCTCCgaagcttcccgatatggctcgcttgaacttcccgatatatagCTATCCAGAGCTTCCCgataatggctcttcggagctacccgttattggctcgcatgagcttcccgattatggcTCTAATAAGCTTTCCGTTATACGGCCTAGATAAGCTTTCCATtatatggctcacatgagcttcctgttatatgtcTCGAGAGAGAGcttcccgaatatgaattgacgaatttcaGATTCGTACATTTCATGTGTACTACCCTTATAtctatcgatattttaaatgattcaacgggtaaagttatGATATGAGATAACATGAGTTCGAAATGAACTATTACCAGTATATACCTGAAACACATGgaaatgatatttattttatatattaaaacatgacatgaaaaatacatgtatatgaaacttgctTGATAATCATgtatattcatgattatgaactgttaccggaataaatatacacgaaattcatgaaaatgatggtacataaaatattgatataatgaaatgaatgatatatgtttatgaataaatgacaaaagaatgatatgtataatgacatgtaaatatgtgactatctttgatatgttgatacaaggaaattatgtatgttgagacgagtaataaactcaagtgtgacatgtcgagaaaataagtttatcaatgttgaatttatatgtaatatgtgcAAGTACGCTAACCagtgttgtttgatgcttaggcaagtgccaaactactggttgaatggtaatatgtttatttatatgatacatTAAATTGGTAAGTATTTAAGTGGAAACATGCTAGGgatcatgaaagagtggtaaggtttaaattatgcaatttcttatgaaatgacttatcatgttaTTAATTCGAAAAAGGTTTtggttaaatgcactagcttgtgaccatggttgaatgatatattTATGACTTGTGTGTCATACGTATGAAAtaagtgtggaaagtaaagaaatgcaaatgaaaataaagaagtttggaagagttaaagttatataaaatcaTACAAAGCTtgggataatatgtataagtgatgttgTGGATTTTTTTCAcattgtgaattgatgaatataacttcatgagtattgtgctgtcaatattggattattcttgatatgtatagatttcatatttgtaattcatcttgatatgtatagatttcatatttgaaatgaattaatatgaatAAAGATTacacaagcttactaagcattcattacttacgcatttggttttatttaccatacagattatcaaaagctcgaacgggttggaagcttgtcggagttatatcacactatccattggttctatcgtaatttagatgatttgattctggctataatgacatgtataagttaatttgACCAATGTTGGCTTATTAATGTTTTGTTATATCTAGCCATAGGGATGGCTTGTGATGAACATGTTTTGATGTGCATATGAGAGGCTATATTGTGTTAGATGTGAGTTTTTGGTATAGTTGAAAGATGATAATCTAGGTATGTTAATACTTAGTACAAGTATGAATATATGCGAATTTGGTCAATTTGATAAGTTTGAATACTAGAGTATTTGTGATGATCATATATGAATAAAACTTGgttttagcttgatttgaatgctATGATATAGGTTGTTGATGTGAAAAAGTGTTGAGTTAGGTTGATGACAAAtggggtgagaaatgtggcttgaaaatgacctaATTTTGTCCATACAGGCAGAGGCACGAGTGTGTGTCACAGCCATGTGTCCCATGTGtctattaaattgagaaaaatagaatgttcacacgacctaacacatgggcgtgtggcttggccgtgtgacccaagttagagagcaCCCTAATATAGACACGGActatgacatggccgtgtgtccctattttgaatgccacacggcttgagacacgggcgtgtctcttgaccgtgagagccacacggcctgaccatacgggcgtgtgtcccctacacctaggaaaattttgaaattttgcaaaaaattctctaaatacccggtttagtcccgacttgtttctaatgcatgttttgggcttcgaaggctcatataagggactttatgaataatatctgacatgaatgttaaataatatgaaatgtttgtatttgatctgtttatttcggtaatgctccgtaaccctgttccagcgacagatatgggttaggggtgttacaagaagttTACATGCTTCAACCACCAGGATTTGAACAATCAAGTGATAATGGTGAACGTTTAGTTTGCAAGGTTCATAAGGCTTTTTATGAGATTTATGCAAGCCCTTAGAGCTTGGTTTTGTTGTAAAAAATCCAGTTTAGAAAATGATTTCCAGTcacagtgtaacaccccaaaacctggCCCAGAAGTTTTGACCGGATCTCAGAGGTTACATTGATCATCGAAGTGATCAGGAAGCAATTTTACAAAACACGTTGTTGATGTCTCATTTCAACATGGTTTAGCTTGATCCTagctaaatcattcaattattttcgGATTCAACAGAAAACTTCAGATTACGACAAAAATGTTCAAAGTTATAATTCTATAATTTCCAAAGTTTAGTCAACATGGTACTTTACAAAAATAGTTTAAGGTGAAATTTTATAAAGTTCGAAATTAAACTTAAACCATAGTTTTTACAGTTCAAAACAATTTATCAAAACAGGAACTGAAATAAGACTTATTAACTTACTTTTTAACACGACTGTCTAAGACCTTTGGTCTACCGAGCCCAGCTTCAGATTACGAGAGTACTTGAAAGGGAAAATTAAGGGGGTAAGCCATACGAGCCTAATATGAGTCTGAAACTAAACGTAAGAAGCAAAAGACAAAGAAACAAACCAAAATGCTCTCAAAACATTACTCGAACAATCGATCAGAAATACAAAATAAGGATATAAAATTTACAAGCAGCGTTTACAAAATCCCAATCACACACAATAAGTAACCACGCAACACTAGGTACTTTAGTGGATAAAAAACAGTACATGCACCCCCACGTTCAAACAAGTGGATAAAAAACAGTACATGCACCCCCACGTTCAAACAAACAACATGTAAACATATGCAAACGATATGTAACAAGTCAGAAAATAatcccacccatccagccaaacaCCTCTTCATTCTCTGTTCACACCACAAATGAGTTATAAGAAGCTCAACCAACCAttcacaccacataggacctcaaaaggcccatccaaccctacacaccacgtaTGTGGATCAAGCCACTCAAATGTTAATATGCAGCAGagctgatgtaacaccccttacccgtattcaacaccggaatagggtacgaggcattactagaacacatacacttgtaaacgtatttaaccgagttataaaacttcatctaaattaaaactttcaagttattaacatgcttttaaaattcttcataatatatcctcaaaatattatattcataataaatggGACCTACAAGACCCGATACATATTCATGCAGTTTACAAGTCTCAATatttcaatgcttcatttccatttcattcaattcacaaatttctcatgttcacaattcaaatcattaaGTTCAATTTTAATACGTATTTACATTTAACTCAACCTTTATCGGTTGTACCATTCATttacacatttatgaaattctcaattttgcaatgaaaatatcaatttagcttaaataacaacatcaattcaacccATCATCCTAGAATAAATTCACTaccacttaccatccttaatcaaagtagagaacggttacggaaaattgagtacttcacttccactttgccatagtataactattaTCTTGCGTATAATTACTTAGCACTttccgaagccatagccctgccatggtcttacacggatcacatttatcacttgtcacttatcactgatcagataagtgtagctaaagctaccacttatcacttgtcacttgtcaccgatcagataagtgtagctaagctaccccttatcacttgtcacttgtcactgatcagataagtgcaaCTAAAGCTaccatttatcacttgtcacttatcactgatcagataagtgcagctaaagctaccacttatcacttgtaaCTTATCACTAattagataagtgtagctaaactaccacttatcacttgccacttctcactgatc
Coding sequences within it:
- the LOC107913842 gene encoding histone H3.2, giving the protein MARTKQTARKSTGGKAPRKQLATKAARKSAPATGGVKKPHRFRPGTVALREIRKYQKSTELLIRKLPFQRLVREIAQDFKTDLRFQSSAVAALQEAAEAYLVGLFEDTNLCAIHAKRVTIMPKDIQLARRIRGERA